One window from the genome of Paraclostridium sordellii encodes:
- the hemA gene encoding glutamyl-tRNA reductase, producing MNFAVVGVNHNDTPIHIRENVSFTDTQKIEGINFLLDNGISEVVVLSTCNRSEIYIYSDDILKKIEIVKDFYEDFFNVDNIKEYLFCKTGQDAIEHVFRVSAGLDSIVLGEDQILGQVKDAHEFSKQLGASKKVFNKLFREAITVSKDIKTTTKISHQPISISYIGIKCLKDRLGSLEGKNALVIGIGKMSKLAMKHLEEEKLNSIYVTNRSYEKLQDIQDEYKNLIPIKYEERYSVLEKVDVVISATASPHTVIKKENMPNLSNTLIMMDIALPRDIDKNIDTLENIEVYDIDDLKKISDENDKKRRELACTGELLIDEKIDEFNDWLETIKIDPTIQSLNDKCTDIREDTLDYIYRKLDLNCKEKKIIDKMLTSALKRLIREPILNLKQIKDSGKQEEYIKIVEELFDL from the coding sequence ATGAATTTTGCAGTAGTGGGAGTAAATCATAATGACACCCCTATACACATAAGAGAGAATGTATCTTTCACGGATACGCAAAAAATAGAAGGTATAAATTTTCTATTAGACAATGGAATTTCAGAAGTCGTTGTATTATCTACATGTAATAGAAGTGAAATATATATATACTCAGATGATATATTAAAAAAAATAGAGATAGTAAAAGATTTTTACGAAGATTTCTTTAATGTAGATAATATAAAGGAATATTTATTTTGTAAAACTGGACAAGATGCCATAGAACATGTATTTAGAGTATCAGCAGGCCTTGATTCTATAGTTTTAGGAGAAGATCAAATTCTTGGACAAGTAAAAGATGCTCATGAATTTTCAAAACAACTTGGAGCTAGTAAAAAAGTATTTAATAAACTTTTTAGAGAAGCCATAACAGTTTCAAAAGATATAAAAACAACCACTAAGATATCACATCAACCGATATCTATAAGTTATATAGGTATAAAATGTTTAAAAGATAGATTAGGAAGTTTAGAAGGAAAAAATGCTTTAGTTATAGGTATTGGTAAGATGAGTAAATTAGCAATGAAGCATTTAGAAGAAGAAAAATTAAATAGTATATATGTAACAAATAGAAGTTATGAAAAATTACAAGATATACAAGATGAATATAAAAATTTGATACCTATAAAGTATGAAGAGAGATATAGTGTGTTGGAGAAAGTTGATGTAGTAATAAGTGCAACTGCATCTCCTCACACTGTTATTAAAAAGGAGAATATGCCAAATTTATCTAATACACTTATTATGATGGATATAGCACTACCTAGAGATATAGATAAAAATATAGATACTTTAGAGAATATAGAAGTTTATGATATTGATGATTTAAAGAAAATAAGTGATGAAAATGATAAAAAAAGAAGAGAATTGGCATGTACTGGAGAATTACTAATAGATGAAAAAATAGATGAGTTTAATGATTGGTTAGAAACTATAAAAATAGATCCTACAATTCAATCATTAAATGATAAATGTACAGACATAAGAGAAGATACACTAGACTATATATATCGAAAGCTAGACTTAAATTGCAAAGAGAAAAAAATTATAGATAAAATGTTAACATCTGCATTGAAGAGGTTAATAAGAGAGCCTATTTTAAATCTAAAGCAAATTAAAGATAGTGGAAAACAAGAAGAATATATAAAAATAGTGGAAGAGTTATTTGACTTGTAA
- the cobJ gene encoding precorrin-3B C(17)-methyltransferase gives MIYVIGIGPGSKEMMTIEAIEAMKNSEVIVGYKTYINLITEFIKDKEVVQNGMRQEIDRCKQAVEIAKEGKNVAVISSGDAGIYGMAGLILELVTQEEQDIKVKVVPGVTASIGAAAILGAPIMHDFCHISLSDLLTPWEVIEKRLKLAAEADFVICLYNPRSKGRSEHLSRAFDIMGEFKDSKTPVGIVKDVGREKEEKFICTFENMDFERVDMTTMVIIGNKSTYIDKDLMITPRGYNI, from the coding sequence ATGATTTATGTTATAGGTATAGGACCTGGTAGTAAAGAGATGATGACTATAGAAGCTATAGAAGCTATGAAAAATAGTGAAGTTATAGTAGGATATAAAACTTATATAAATTTAATAACTGAATTTATAAAGGATAAAGAAGTAGTTCAAAATGGAATGAGACAAGAAATAGATAGATGTAAACAAGCTGTAGAAATTGCTAAGGAAGGTAAAAATGTAGCTGTTATAAGTAGTGGAGATGCTGGAATATACGGGATGGCAGGGTTAATATTAGAATTAGTCACACAAGAAGAACAAGATATAAAAGTAAAAGTTGTTCCTGGAGTTACGGCAAGTATAGGTGCAGCAGCAATACTTGGAGCTCCGATAATGCATGATTTTTGTCATATAAGTTTAAGCGACTTATTAACTCCTTGGGAAGTTATAGAAAAAAGATTAAAATTAGCTGCTGAAGCAGATTTTGTAATTTGTCTATACAATCCAAGAAGTAAAGGTAGAAGTGAACACCTAAGTAGAGCATTTGATATAATGGGTGAATTTAAGGATTCAAAAACTCCAGTTGGAATAGTTAAAGATGTTGGAAGAGAAAAAGAAGAGAAGTTTATATGCACTTTTGAAAATATGGATTTTGAAAGAGTAGATATGACTACTATGGTTATTATAGGGAACAAATCAACTTATATAGATAAAGATTTAATGATAACACCTAGAGGTTATAATATATGA
- the cbiG gene encoding cobalt-precorrin 5A hydrolase, producing the protein MSTENKIAFISVTKNGKELAFKIKEILNEGDIFITEKLFNESLDNEKCKVINGRLGNFTKDLMEKYEVLIFIMATGIVVRSIASHIKNKFEDPAILVIDEKGLNVISLLSGHIGGANEMTNYISSLIGANPVITTATDVNGKSSLDMIAKRLNAYIDNFRENVKDVNYSLVNNNELGIYIDGNYRVDTRGFITIKNINEFHRLNNLDKIIYITNKNVTDINDSRIIKVIPRDIVIGIGCRRNTPYEEIKKALDDLLYKYNIDKKSILKIGSVEVKKDEIGIIELARTLNVDFEIISLEEIKKVEDKFEKSEFVKKSIGVYSVAEPVAYLLSNKNLIVKKLKYKGITFSIGRLDI; encoded by the coding sequence ATGAGTACAGAAAATAAGATAGCTTTTATATCTGTTACTAAAAATGGAAAAGAACTAGCTTTTAAAATAAAAGAAATTTTAAATGAAGGAGATATTTTTATTACTGAAAAGTTGTTCAATGAATCTCTAGATAATGAAAAATGTAAAGTAATAAATGGAAGATTAGGTAATTTTACCAAAGACCTAATGGAGAAATATGAGGTTTTAATATTTATAATGGCCACAGGAATAGTAGTTAGATCAATTGCTAGTCATATAAAAAATAAATTTGAGGATCCTGCAATACTAGTTATTGATGAAAAGGGATTAAATGTAATTAGCTTATTGAGTGGACATATTGGAGGAGCTAATGAAATGACTAACTATATAAGTTCTCTTATAGGAGCAAATCCAGTTATAACTACAGCAACTGATGTAAATGGAAAATCTTCTTTAGATATGATAGCTAAAAGGTTAAATGCATATATAGATAATTTTAGAGAAAATGTAAAAGACGTTAACTATTCATTAGTTAATAATAATGAATTAGGAATATATATAGATGGAAATTATAGAGTCGATACACGAGGTTTTATAACCATTAAAAATATTAATGAATTCCATAGGCTAAACAATTTAGATAAAATTATTTACATAACTAATAAAAATGTAACGGATATAAATGACAGTAGAATTATCAAAGTTATTCCAAGAGATATTGTAATAGGAATTGGATGTAGACGAAATACACCTTATGAAGAAATTAAAAAAGCTTTAGATGATTTACTGTATAAGTATAATATAGATAAAAAATCTATATTGAAAATTGGTAGCGTAGAAGTAAAAAAAGATGAAATCGGAATTATAGAATTAGCAAGAACTTTAAATGTTGATTTTGAAATAATAAGCTTAGAAGAAATTAAAAAAGTTGAAGATAAATTTGAAAAATCTGAGTTTGTGAAAAAAAGCATAGGTGTTTACTCTGTAGCAGAACCAGTAGCATACTTGCTTAGTAATAAAAACCTTATAGTTAAAAAACTTAAGTATAAGGGAATAACTTTTTCGATAGGGAGATTAGATATATGA
- a CDS encoding sirohydrochlorin cobaltochelatase has product MKKAILVISFGTSYNETRKKTIEACEKKIKDAFEDYDFFRAFTSNMIIRKLKKRDNVDIENPIQALDRLYEEGYKEVIVQTLHIICGEEYTKLREQISQYEDKFERITLGRPLLTQIEDYKETVEALKLQIPELEEDEAVVFMGHGTEHEAHSAYPALDYMLKQEDLKAYVGTVEGYPEVEEVIVNLRKDRISKVRLMPFMLVAGDHAINDMASDEEDSWKSILNKEGFETKIHLQGLGENEGIQDKFVRHALDCVKVLSGGEN; this is encoded by the coding sequence ATGAAAAAAGCAATTTTAGTTATAAGTTTTGGAACAAGCTATAATGAAACTAGGAAAAAGACCATAGAAGCATGTGAGAAAAAGATAAAAGATGCATTTGAAGATTATGATTTTTTTAGAGCATTTACATCAAATATGATAATAAGAAAATTAAAGAAAAGAGATAATGTTGATATAGAAAATCCAATACAAGCACTAGATAGATTATATGAAGAAGGATATAAAGAGGTTATAGTTCAAACATTACACATAATATGTGGAGAAGAATATACAAAACTAAGAGAGCAAATAAGTCAGTATGAAGATAAGTTTGAAAGAATAACTTTAGGAAGACCGTTATTAACTCAAATAGAAGATTATAAAGAAACTGTAGAAGCTTTAAAGTTACAAATACCAGAGTTAGAAGAAGATGAAGCAGTAGTTTTTATGGGGCATGGAACGGAACATGAAGCTCATAGTGCATATCCAGCATTAGATTATATGTTAAAACAAGAGGACTTAAAAGCTTATGTTGGAACTGTGGAAGGTTATCCAGAAGTAGAAGAGGTAATAGTGAATTTAAGAAAAGATAGAATTTCTAAAGTTAGATTAATGCCTTTTATGTTAGTTGCAGGAGATCATGCTATAAATGATATGGCAAGTGATGAAGAGGATTCTTGGAAGTCAATTTTAAATAAAGAAGGGTTTGAAACTAAAATACATTTACAAGGCTTAGGAGAAAACGAAGGAATACAAGATAAATTTGTAAGACATGCACTAGATTGTGTAAAAGTGTTAAGTGGAGGAGAAAATTAA
- the hemC gene encoding hydroxymethylbilane synthase, with translation MKIVVGSRGSNLALTQTNWVISELKKHHPNIEFEVKIIKTKGDLIQNVSLDKIGDKGLFVKEIEQQLIDKKIDIAVHSMKDMPSSLPEGLKFAGIPKREDIRDVLILKEGYSSLEDLPNGAKIGSGSKRRKYQLLKHRPDLDIVPIRGNIETRMRKIEDENLCGVILAAAGLIRAGLKDKISCYLDVDKIIPAPAQGALGIEIRQEDPEVEKILDCLTDKVSEIQVSAERGFLDGINGSCHIPIGAHCEVNGENINLTGLYGDEEGKKLITKTISGKASEAREVGIELAKLISKEFKSYEK, from the coding sequence ATGAAAATCGTGGTAGGAAGCAGAGGAAGCAATTTAGCTCTTACACAAACCAATTGGGTTATAAGTGAGTTGAAGAAACATCATCCAAATATTGAGTTTGAAGTTAAAATAATAAAAACTAAGGGGGACTTAATCCAAAATGTTTCTTTGGATAAGATAGGAGATAAAGGGTTATTTGTTAAAGAGATAGAACAGCAGCTAATAGATAAGAAAATAGATATAGCTGTTCATAGTATGAAAGATATGCCTTCAAGCTTACCTGAAGGATTAAAGTTTGCAGGAATTCCTAAAAGAGAAGACATAAGAGATGTACTTATATTAAAAGAAGGATATTCTTCATTAGAGGATTTACCTAATGGAGCTAAAATAGGAAGTGGAAGTAAGAGAAGAAAGTATCAACTTTTAAAACATAGACCTGATCTAGACATAGTTCCAATTAGAGGAAATATAGAAACTAGAATGAGAAAGATAGAAGATGAAAATCTTTGTGGAGTAATATTAGCAGCAGCAGGTCTTATAAGAGCTGGTTTGAAAGATAAAATAAGTTGTTACTTAGATGTAGATAAAATAATACCTGCACCTGCTCAAGGAGCTTTAGGAATTGAAATAAGACAGGAAGATCCAGAAGTAGAAAAAATTCTAGATTGTTTAACTGATAAAGTTTCAGAAATACAAGTAAGTGCTGAAAGAGGATTTTTAGATGGTATAAATGGAAGCTGTCATATACCTATAGGAGCACACTGCGAAGTTAATGGTGAGAATATAAATTTAACTGGATTATATGGTGATGAAGAAGGTAAAAAACTTATAACAAAGACAATATCAGGTAAAGCATCAGAAGCTAGAGAGGTTGGAATCGAATTAGCTAAATTAATTTCAAAGGAGTTTAAGTCTTATGAAAAGTAA
- a CDS encoding cobalt-precorrin-6A reductase, whose amino-acid sequence MILVLGGTSDSTKICTLLNELNRDYIVSVTTDYGANLASKVAKNIIVKRMDKDYMIKFIKDNNINLVIDSTHPYAVEVSKNVIEVIENLSIKYLRFDRKSLLEDLDYKKVIKVKDTKEAYEKANEIGNNIFLGTGSKTIKDFAGNLKDKNIIARVLPTSDVIKMCEDVGLNADNIIAMKGPFSESINEETYKHYNIDLVITKESGIEGGFLEKINAAKKLDIPVIVIVREKLNYPNMVNDISDIKRFVMEDI is encoded by the coding sequence ATGATTTTAGTATTAGGAGGAACATCAGATAGTACTAAAATATGCACTTTACTAAACGAGCTAAATAGGGATTATATTGTATCGGTTACAACTGACTATGGTGCGAACTTAGCAAGTAAGGTAGCTAAAAACATAATAGTGAAAAGAATGGATAAAGATTATATGATTAAATTTATAAAGGATAATAATATAAATTTAGTTATTGATTCAACACATCCTTATGCAGTTGAAGTATCAAAAAATGTAATTGAAGTAATAGAAAACTTATCTATTAAATATTTAAGATTTGATAGAAAATCCTTGTTAGAAGATTTAGATTATAAAAAAGTTATAAAAGTTAAAGACACTAAAGAGGCTTATGAAAAAGCCAATGAAATAGGAAATAACATATTTTTAGGAACTGGAAGTAAAACAATAAAAGACTTTGCAGGAAATCTTAAAGATAAAAATATAATAGCAAGAGTATTACCTACATCTGATGTTATAAAAATGTGTGAAGATGTAGGATTAAACGCTGACAATATAATAGCTATGAAAGGGCCTTTTAGCGAATCTATAAATGAAGAGACTTATAAACACTACAACATAGATTTAGTTATAACAAAAGAGAGCGGAATCGAAGGCGGATTTTTAGAAAAGATAAATGCAGCAAAAAAATTAGATATACCAGTGATAGTTATCGTAAGAGAAAAATTAAATTATCCTAATATGGTAAATGACATAAGTGATATAAAACGATTCGTGATGGAGGATATATAA
- a CDS encoding cobalt-precorrin-4 methyltransferase: MNKVHFVGAGPGDKDLITLKGYKLLSEADVVIYAGSLVNPALLEYCKDGCEIHNSASMDLNQIIDVMERGIKADKNVVRLQTGDFSIYGSIREQVEELVKLGIDYDCTPGVSSFLGAASALGVEYTVPEISQSVVITRMEGRTPVPEKESIESFAKHQTSMAIFLSVHDIEKVVEKLNEGGYPMDTPIAVVYKATWPEEKIVKGTLENIAEKVKENSINKTALILVGKFLGEEYKNSKLYDKDFKHEYRK; the protein is encoded by the coding sequence ATGAATAAAGTACATTTTGTAGGAGCAGGACCAGGAGATAAGGATTTAATAACATTAAAGGGATATAAGTTATTAAGTGAAGCAGATGTGGTTATATATGCAGGGTCATTAGTTAATCCAGCGTTATTAGAGTATTGCAAAGATGGATGTGAAATTCATAATAGTGCATCTATGGACTTAAATCAGATAATAGATGTTATGGAAAGAGGAATAAAAGCTGATAAAAATGTTGTTAGGCTTCAAACAGGAGACTTTTCAATTTATGGTTCTATAAGAGAGCAAGTTGAAGAACTTGTAAAATTAGGAATAGATTATGACTGTACTCCAGGAGTAAGTTCTTTCTTAGGAGCGGCATCTGCTTTAGGAGTAGAGTATACAGTTCCTGAAATATCTCAAAGTGTAGTAATTACTAGAATGGAAGGTAGGACTCCAGTTCCTGAAAAGGAAAGTATAGAGTCTTTTGCAAAACATCAAACATCGATGGCAATATTTTTATCAGTTCATGATATAGAAAAAGTTGTAGAAAAATTAAATGAGGGCGGATATCCAATGGATACACCTATAGCAGTTGTATATAAGGCAACTTGGCCAGAAGAAAAGATAGTAAAAGGAACTTTAGAAAATATAGCTGAAAAAGTTAAAGAGAATAGCATAAATAAAACAGCTTTAATACTAGTAGGTAAATTTTTAGGAGAAGAATATAAAAACTCAAAGTTATATGACAAGGACTTTAAGCATGAGTACAGAAAATAA
- a CDS encoding cobalt-factor II C(20)-methyltransferase, giving the protein MAKFYGIGTGPGDSELVTVKAVNTIKRLDILYTPESKREGNSLALSIVEEYLPEGLKIKQRHFPMSFDDGEKIIAWNRVADEIVEDVKEGKNVGFVTLGDPMIYSTYVYIMERLLDKIDVETIPGISSFSNIASNQNFPLVMDREPLIIVPCTIDEAKIDYALENYSSIVLMKVYKNFREIINKLEKNNLLEHSILVSNSSLENEVVYNNLRDIDLENKISYFSTILVNKENVKVG; this is encoded by the coding sequence ATGGCTAAATTTTATGGAATAGGAACAGGACCTGGAGATAGTGAATTAGTAACAGTAAAAGCTGTAAATACAATAAAAAGGTTAGATATACTATATACCCCAGAATCTAAGAGAGAAGGAAACAGTTTAGCTTTAAGTATTGTAGAAGAGTACTTACCAGAAGGGTTGAAAATAAAGCAAAGACACTTCCCTATGAGCTTTGATGATGGAGAAAAAATAATAGCTTGGAATAGAGTTGCAGATGAAATAGTGGAGGATGTTAAAGAAGGAAAGAATGTAGGCTTTGTTACATTAGGAGACCCAATGATATATAGTACATATGTATATATAATGGAAAGGTTGCTTGATAAAATTGATGTTGAAACAATACCAGGTATATCTTCATTTTCTAACATAGCTTCTAATCAAAATTTCCCATTAGTAATGGATAGGGAACCATTGATAATAGTACCTTGTACTATTGATGAAGCAAAAATAGACTACGCATTAGAAAATTACAGTTCGATAGTTCTTATGAAAGTTTATAAAAATTTCAGAGAAATAATTAATAAGTTAGAAAAGAATAACTTATTAGAACATTCTATATTAGTTAGTAACTCTTCTCTAGAAAATGAAGTGGTGTATAATAATTTAAGAGATATAGATTTGGAAAACAAAATATCTTATTTTTCTACCATATTGGTAAATAAGGAAAATGTTAAGGTAGGATAA